A genomic window from Labrus bergylta chromosome 7, fLabBer1.1, whole genome shotgun sequence includes:
- the LOC109988337 gene encoding zinc finger protein 260, which yields MCSAESLREFVNERLTAAAEDIFVVFKRTIVEYEEEIDRQRRLLDIDLKPQINFHRTDVPQQHVCKEEEEVLVDQQLCNQERNSSPDQEEPEPPQIEEEQEEHCSSQEGEQLVLKETDTSMLTLTHEERDHSEAQLLNEHQPISNSSHDAEDQDPTGSEHINKGLTSAEDKFVVSKNTNVEYEGGIDWKSRLLDIVWKPHIYLNRIDVPQQHVCKEEEEVLVNQQLCNQERNSSPDQEEPEPPQIEEEQEEHCSSQEGEQLVLKETDTSMLTLTHEERDHSEAQLLNEHQPISNSSHDAEDQDPEGSELGDSESTRKSEPKKKLPKRRSKNTKTSETDCNLHQGEKSFKYDTCGKSFKIKSGLQNHLSVHRAKAMHTCNTCGKICSSKSVLIIHKRTHTGERPYSCSICDKRFICQRTLNRHNTIHKGEKLFTCTTCSKSFRRKCHLTSHMTTHTGEKPFTCTTCGKKFTQKRSLGSHIHIHTGEGLLFTCTTCNKAFRKKSHLTDHIRIHTGEKPFTCTTCSKSFRLKRNLTIHIRTHTGEKPFTCTTCSKSFRFKRNLTIHIRTHTGEKPYSCKTCKKKFTQKSSLNSHIHIHTGERLLT from the exons atgtgttcagctgagagtctgagagagtTTGTCAACGAGCGACTAACGGCTGCTGCGgaagacatttttgtagtttttaaaagaactatcgTCGAGTACGAGGAAGAGATCGATCGTCAGCGCAGACTGCTGGATATAGATTTGAAACCTCAAATCAACTTTCACAGAACAG ATGTTCCACAGCAACATGTctgtaaggaggaggaggaggttttgGTCGACCAGCAGCTCTGTAATCAGGAGAGGAACTCCAGTCCAGACCAAGAGGAGCCAGAGCCTCCACAGAttgaagaggagcaggaggaacacTGCAGCAGTCAGGAGGGAGAGCAGCTCGTACTGAAGGAGACTGACACATCCATGTTGACTCTTACTCATGAGGAGAGAGACCACAGTGAAGCACAACTACTAAATGAACATCAGCCCATTTCTAACAGCTCTCATGATGCTGAAGATCAAGATCCCACAGGAAGTGAGCACATCAACAAGGGACTAACTTCTGCTGAAGACAAATTTGTAGTTTCAAAAAATACTAACGTTGAGTACGAGGGAGGGATCGATTGGAAGAGCAGACTGCTGGATATCGTTTGGAAACCTCACATCTACCTAAACAGAATAG ATGTTCCACAGCAACATGTctgtaaggaggaggaggaggttctGGTCAACCAGCAGCTCTGTAATCAGGAGAGGAACTCCAGTCCAGACCAAGAGGAGCCAGAGCCTCCACAGAttgaagaggagcaggaggaacacTGCAGCAGTCAGGAGGGAGAGCAGCTTGTACTGAAGGAGACTGACACATCCATGTTGACTCTTACTCATGAGGAGAGAGACCACAGTGAAGCACAACTACTAAATGAACATCAGCCCATTTCTAACAGCTCTCATGATGCTGAAGATCAAGATCCAGAAGGAAGCGAGCTCGGAGACTCAGAATCAACTAGAAAATCAGAACCAAAGAAAAAACTTCCCAAAAGAAGAAGTAAGAACACTAAAACATCAGAAACTGACTGTAATCTTCACCAGGGGGAAAAGTCTTTTAAATATGACACATGCGGCAAATCTTTTAAGATAAAGTCAGGATTACAAAACCATCTTAGTGTCCACAGGGCTAAAGCGATGCATACTTGCAATACTTGTGGGAAAATATGCAGTTCAAAATCAGTGCTGATAATTCATAAAAGAACTCACACAGGTGAGAGGCCTTACTCCTGCAGCATCTGTGATAAAAGATTCATCTGCCAGAGGACATTGAATCGTCACAACACAATTCATAAAGGTGAAAAGCTGTTTACCTGCACAACATGCAGCAAATCATTcagaagaaaatgtcatttaacAAGCCACATGACAACGCACACAGGTGAGAAGCCGTTTACCTGCACAACATGTGGGAAAAAATTCACTCAGAAACGGTCGTTAggttcacacattcacattcacacaggtGAGGGGCTGTTGTTTACCTGCACAACATGCAACAaagctttcagaaaaaaaagtcatttaacaGACCACATTAGAATACACACAGGTGAGAAGCCGTTTACCTGCACAACATGCAGCAAATCATTCAGATTAAAACGTAATTTAACAATCCACATtagaacacacacaggtgagaagcCGTTTACCTGCacgacatgcagcaaatcaTTCAGATTCAAACGTAATTTAACAATCCACATtagaacacacacaggtgagaagcCCTATTCATGCAAAACATGTAAGAAAAAATTCACTCAGAAATCGTCCTTAaactcacacattcacattcacacaggtGAGAGGCTGTTAACCTGA